The Streptomyces sp. NBC_00510 genomic interval TCGGTCACCCAGCAGCAGGCCGACAAGTTCGAGGACCTGGGCGCCCTGGGTGCCAAGGACCTCAAGGACGACTTCTCCGCCGCCAAGTGGGCCGCCGCCACCACCTCCGACGGCCGCACCCTGGGGCTCGGCACCGACGTCGGCCCCGAGGCGATCTGCTACCGCACCGACCTGTTCCGGCAGGCCGGCCTGCCCACCGACCGGGCCGAACTGGCGCAGAAGTGGTCCACGTGGGACGGCTACCTGGAGCTCGGCAAGCAGTACAAGGCGAGGGCCGGGGCCAAGAGCGCCTGGGTCGACAGCGTCGGCAGCCTCTACTCCGTCATCGTCGGCCAGGAGAAGGAACGTTACTACGACGCCTCCGGCAAGTTGATCTACGACGACAACGCCGCCATCACCTCGGCCTGGGACCTGTCCGTGCAGGCCGCCCAGGACGGGCTGAGCGCCAAACTCGCCCAGTGGACCCCCGCCTGGAACCAGGCCTTCAGCAGCGGCTCCTTCGCCACCATCGGCTGCCCCGCCTGGATGCTGGGCTACATCAAGGGCCAGGCCGGGGACGCCGGCAAGGGCAAGTGGGACGTCGCCCCGCTCCCGGGCGGCGCCGCGGGCAACTGGGGCGGGTCCTACCTGGCCATCCCCAAGGGCTCCGCGCACGCCAAGGAAGCCTTCGCGCTGGTCAAGTGGCTGACGGCCGCGGAACAGCAGGCCAAGCTCTTCAAGAAGCAGGGCAGCTTCCCCTCCAACGTCGGGGCGATCGAGTCCGTCAAGGACGTCACCGACCCGTACTTCAGCGACGCGCCCATCGGGCAGATCTTCGGCGCCGCCGCCGAGGCTTCCCCGGTGCAGGTGCTCGGCGTGCACGACGGCGACGTCAACCAGCAGATCACCAACGCGCTCGGCGAGGTCGAACGCAAGGGCACGGACTCCGCGACGGCGTGGAGCCACGCCAGGAAGGGCGTCGAGAACGCCGTCGGCTGACGGCCCCCGCCCCGCCGGCGCCGGGCGCGGCGGACCGTTCCCCGGTCCTCCGCGCCCGGCCGCCCCGCCCCGGTACGCCCCCGACCCGAAGGTCCCGCCCCATGACCCTGACCGCCACCGCGCCGGTGCCCCCCGCCCGGCCCCCGGCAGCCCAGGCGCCCCCGCGGCGACTGCTCGCCCGGCTGTCGCCGTACGCCTACGTCGCGCCGTTCTTCGCGCTCTTCGCCGCGTTCGGGCTGTTCCCGCTGCTCTACACCGCGTACGTCTCCCTCTACCGCGTCGAGCTCCAGACCCCCGGCGCGATGGAATGGCGGGGCCTGGACAACTACACCGCGCTCCTGCGCGACGACTTCTTCTGGACCGCGCTGCGCAACACCTTCACCATCGGGGTCGTCTCCACCGTGCCGCAGCTGCTCATGGCGCTCGGCCTCGCCCACCTGCTCAACTACAAGCTGCGGGGCCGGACCTTCTTCCGGGTCACGATGCTCCTGCCGTACGCCACGTCCGTGGCCGCCGCGACCCTGGTCTTCGCCCAGCTCTTCGGCCGCGACTTCGGCCTGGTCAACTGGCTGCTCGGACTGGCCGGCATCGGGCCCGTCGACTGGCAGTCCGGGACCGTCGCCTCGCAGATCGCGGTGTCCACGATCGTCACCTGGCGGTGGACCGGGTACAACGCGCTCATCTACCTCGCCGGGATGCAGTCCATCCCCGGGGACCTGTACGAGGCCGCCGAACTCGACGGCGCCTCGCGGTGGCGGCAGTTCCTCCACGTCACCCTGCCCGGCCTGCGGCCCACGATCCTCTTCACCATCGTGGTCTCCACCATCGGCGCCACCCAGCTCTTCGGCGAGCCGCTGCTGTTCGAGGGGAGCATCTCGGGCGGCATCTCCCACCAGTACCAGACCCTCGGCCTCTACATGTACGAGCAGGGCTGGGGCTACTTCCACCTGGGCCGCGCCGCCGCCATCGCCTGGGTGATGTTCGTCCTCATCGTCCTGCTCGTGCTGCTCAACACCGCGCTGGCACGGCGCCGTTCACGGAAGGGGACCCGTCGATGAGCGCGCTCCTCACACGGCCGCGGCCCGGCCGCGACGCCGGGACCGCACGCCCCCTCCCCCGCCTGCGTTCCGCCCGGGCGGGCCGGCAGCACCACGGCGGCCGCCTCGCCTACGCCCTCCTGATCGTCGCGGCGGTGATCTCCGCCTTCCCCTTCTACTGGACGATCGTCGCCGCGACCCGGTCCAACGCGGAGCTGGCCGCGAGCCCGCCGTCGCTGCTGCCCGGCGGCAACCTCGTGCACAACTTCCGGCAGGTGCTGGAGCAGGCCGACATCGGCAAGGCCCTGCTCAACTCCCTGATCGTGTCCGGTTCGGTGACGGTCGGCACCGTCCTGTGCTCCACGCTCGCCGGGTTCGCCTTCGCGAAACTGCGCTTCCGGGGCCGCAACGCGCTGCTCACGCTCACGGTCGGGACGATGATGATCCCGCCCCAGCTGGGCGTCATCCCGCTCTTCATGCTCATCGCGGAGCTGCACTGGGTGAACCAGCTCCAGTCCGTCATCCTCCCCGGGCTCGTCTCGGCCTTCGGGGTCTTCTTCATGCGGCAGTACCTCGCGCAGTCGCTGCCGGACGAGCTGATCGAGGCCGGCCGCGTCGACGGCGCCTCGACGGCGCGGATCTTCTGGAGCATCGTCGTCCCCGTCGCCCGGCCGGGGATGGCGGTGCTGGGGATGCTCACGTTCATGGCGTCCTGGAACGACTTCTTCTGGCCGATCATCGCGCTCACGTCGCAGGAGCCCACGGTGCAGGTCGCCTTGCGGCAGCTGGGTGGGGGGTATGTGCACGACCAGTCGGTGATCATGGCAGGCACGCTGCTGGGGACGGTGCCGGTGCTGGTGGTTTTCGGGGTGCTGGGGCGGCAGATCGTGGGCGGGATCATGCAGGGGGCGGTGAAGGGTTAACAGGTCCTCGTCTGCGGCGCCGTTGTGGTTGCGGTTGGGGTTTCTCCCCCACCCGCCCGCCGCAGGCGCAACGCACCCGCACACAGCAACGGACCGCACACAAGGAGCCCCGATGACCACGACCGCAGCCCGGACCACCAACGCCCCGCACACGACACCGGCCTTCCCCGAAGGGTTCCGGTGGGGCGCCGCCACCGCGGCCTACCAGATCGAGGGCGCTGCCGCCGAGGACGGCCGCACCCCCTCGATCTGGGACACCTTCAGCCGCACGCCCGGCAAGGTGCGCAACGGCGACACCGGGGACATCGCCGCCGACCACTACCACCGCATGCGTGAGGACGTCGCGCTGATGGCGGAGCTGGGCCTGACGGACTACCGCTTCTCCGTGTCGTGGCCCCGCGTGCAGCCGACCGGCCGGGGCCCGGCCGTGCAGAAGGGGCTCGACTTCTACCGCGCCCTGGTCGACGAGCTGCTGGACCACCGCATCCGCCCCGTCCTGACGCTGTACCACTGGGACCTCCCGCAGGAGCTGGAGGACGCCGGCGGCTGGCCCGTGCGCGGCACCGCGGAGCGCTTCGCGGAGTACGCGGGGCTCGTCGCGGACGCGCTCGGCGACCGGGTGCCGTTGTGGACGACGCTGAACGAGCCGTGGTGCTCGGCGTTCCTGGGGTACGCGCAGGGCGTGCACGCGCCGGGCCGGACGGAGCCGGAGGCGGCGCTGCGGGCGGCGCACCACCTGCTGCTGGGGCACGGCCTCGCGGTGGGCGTGCTGCGTGAACGGCTCCCCGTGCCGGCCCAGGTGTCGCTAACGCTGAACCTCGCGGCGGTGCGTCCGCACACCGGGAGCGCCGCCGACCGGGACGCCGCCCGGCGGGTCGACGCGCTGGCCAACCGGATCTGGCTGGACCCGGTGTTCCGCGGCTCCTACCCGCGGGACCTGCTGCGGGACACGGCCGCGCTGACGGACTGGTCGTTCGTGGAGGACGGCGACCTGGCGGTGATCTCCCGTCCGGTGGACGCGCTGGGCCTCAACTACTACGCCCCGACCGTGGTGGCCGCGGGCGGCCATGCGGGGCCGTCGCCGTGGCCGGGGGCCGAGGGGCACGTGCGGTTCGTGCCGGCGCCGGGGCCGCGGACGGCGATGGACTGGCCGGTGGACGCCGACGGGCTGCACGAACTCCTGCTCCGTCTGCGGGACGAACTGCCGGACACGCCGCTGCTGGTCACCGAGAACGGCGCCGCGTACGACGACTACGCCGATCCCGAGGGCGAGGTCCACGACCCGGAGCGGATCGCGTACCTGCGCGCGCACCTGGCCGCGGTGCACCGGGCGATCACGGACGGTGCCGACGTCCAGGGCTACTTCCTGTGGTCGCTGCTGGACAACTTCGAATGGGCCTACGGCTACGGCAAGCGGTTCGGCGTGGTGCACGTGGACTTCGCGAGCCAGCGCCGTACGCCGAAGGACAGCGCCCGCTGGTACGCCGGGGTCGTCGCCCGGGGCGGCCTGCCGTCGACATGAGCCGCACATGTGGACAACTGGGGCCGTGTGAAGGTGAGTTGGGTCGCACCGCGTGTGAGACGGTACGGCCACGGGAAGGTCACGTTCGGACATCGAAGGTGAAGGTGCGGTAAAACGCGCCCCGAACGGGCTGGAGGAGCCATGGTCTACTCGATCGTCCTCGGCATCGTCATCGTCACACTCGGCCTCGGCAGCATCGTCTACACCTTCTGGCACGAGGGCAGTCCGCTGACCTTGCGCCGCGGCGGCGAGCGCCACAACGGCGCCGGATGACCGCCGGCCCGGCTCCCCGTCGGGGAGCCGGGCCGGGTCCGGTCAGTACACCTTGCGGTGGCCGCCGCCGCGCTTGCGCTCGTACATCTCGCGCCCCGCGGCGGAGCGCAGCTTCCACTCCCGGCGCATCTCGGAGCGGAGCCGGGCGTCGGTGCGGGAGGCGATCCACGCGTTCTCACGGAGCAGCTTGCGGTAGCTGTCCAGCCGGCGGTGGGTCAGGATGCCGTCCTCCAGGGCGGCGAGGACCGCACAGCCGGGCTCGGAGTCGTGCGAGCAGTCGGGGAAGCGGCATTCACCGGCCAGCGCCTCGATGTCGGAGAACGTCCGGGTGAGACCGGCGTCGGCGTCCCACAGCCCGACGCCGCGCAGTCCCGGGGTGTCGATGACCACCCCGCCGCCGGGGAGCGGCAGCAGGTCGCGGGTGGTCGTGGTGTGCCGGCCCTTGCCGTCGCTGTCGCGGTTGGCCTGCACCTCCTGGACCTCGCGGCCCAGCAGGGCGTTGGTGAGCGTGGACTTGCCCGCGCCCGACTGCCCGAGCAGCACGGACGTGGTGCCGGCCAGCGCGTTCGCCACCTCCGGCACGCCCTGGCCGGTGGCGGCGCTGACGACCAGGACCTCCACGCCGGGCGCCGCGCCGCGGGCGTCGTCCAGCAGGTGGCCGGGGTCGTCGACGAGGTCGGCCTTGGTGAGGACGACCAGCGGCTGCGCGCCGCTGGTCCACGCCAGGGACACGAAGCGTTCGAGCCGTCCGAGGTCGAGTTCGGCGGCGATCGACACGGCGATGACCGCCAGGTCGACGTTGGCCGCCAGGACCTGTCCCTCGGAGCGCTTGGAGGAGGTGGAGCGGACGAAGGTCGTGCGGCGCGGCAGCAGGGCACGTACGGCGGGACCCGTGTCCGGGGTCTCGTCGACGGCGGCCCAGTCGCCGGTGCAGGCGATCCCCATGGGGTCGCGGGTGAAGACGTCCTCGGTGTCGGCGCGGACGGCCTTGAGGCCGCCGGAGCCGTCGGGGAGGACGACGTCGCACAGCCCGCGGTCGACGCGGACGATGCGGCCGGGTGCGAGTCCCCGCTCCGCGTGGACGGCGAAGTCGGAGTCGAGTGAGGAGTCCCAGCCGTAGGCGGTGAGCGCGGTGGACGGCTGCGGGACGGATCCGTTGGTCAACGGAGGAGAGCCCTTCGGGAGGGCGGTCGCGCGCGGTTGTGCCGTCGGGTGCTTCGCGACGGGCAGGGTCAGCCGGCGACCGCTGAGGTGGGGGTGATGATCTTCTGGATGCGGGCAGCGCCCAGCTCGACGGCAGTCATCGTTCCAACACCTCCCGGTTTGCTCTCGGTCCGACGGCGACACCTTAGCCGGTGTGCCGGGAGACCCCGCAACCGGTTTTCCGCGGACGGCTCACGCCGTCTCGGCGTAACGCTCCCCCGCGTACTCCCGTACCACCGGGACGACGGCCTCCGCGCCGCCGGGCAGCCGGTCGAGGCGCACCAGGGCGAAGGCCTGGTGACCGTCGACCAGGTAGGAGGGGTTGCTGTGCGGACGGCTGCCCGGCAGCGGCCACACCACCAGCCAGGGGCGGGTGTCGGTGGTGGTCGGCGGGCGGCCGACCGTGACGGCCGCGACGTCCTTCCAGGAGAAGAACGACTCCTCGCCGGTGACCTCGCGCATACCGATCCCGGCGGGCCCGACGCGCAGCCGCAGCGGCTTGCGCCAGCGCCGGTACGAGCGGCCCGTGAGGACCCAGCAGCCGATCGCGCCGAGCGGACCGAAGGCGCCGAAGGGCTCGGGGCCGGTGAAGCCGCCGTGGACGAGTTCCCAGAACGAGTAGCTGAAGACGACGCCGAGCGCCGCCCAGACCAGGGTCCAGGCGCCGGCCTGCCGGGCGTCGACGAACTGCCGCTCCCCGCCGGGCACGCGCAGTTCCGGTCCCGACACGGTCACCGGGATCGGCGGGCGTACGGCCCGTGGCGCGGTCTCGAAGGCGGCGCCGCCGTGCTCGGCGAGCGCGGCCGTCAGCTCCGGGACGCTCTGGTCGAGGTCCTCGCAGTCGACGAGCGTGTACCGCAGCCGGCCGTCCCAGGTGCGGTCGGGCTTGCGGGGGAACGTGACGCCGGGCGCCGTCCAGAGCGTGAGCCGCGGCTTGGGCGGTGTGGTGGTCTCGCTGTCCTCACCGGTGTGGGGAAGGTGCCACAGGGAGACCGCCTCGATCTGCTCCCAGGCGAGTTCCGCGTCGTGCAGCGTGATGCCGAACGCGTCGACCCGCAGCCGGAACGGCTTCCGCGCCCTTCGCAGGTCCCTCGCCCCGTTCCAGGCCCCCATGGCCCCCAGGAACCCCAGGAACAGGGGGCCCGTCGCGCTCCGCGAGGCGACCAGCCACACCAGCGCCAGCGCGACCGTGGTCAGACCTCCGATCAGCCACCGCCGGCCCCGTCTCCTGAGCGTCCGCTCTACCGTGAACTCCACCATTCCCCGCCCCCTTTGACGTCCCCACCCGGATCTCATGATGCGCTCGCCAGGGCCTGCGGCTACGGCCGTGAGCTGGGTGTTGCCCAACCGTGACGCCCGGCCGGACGGCGGCTCCGGCCGGTCGCCGCCGCGTCGCCCGCCGTTCACCGAGGGCCCCGCGAGGAGCCTCCGAGGACGACTTTGCCTGTTCTTTACAACCCGCCTCCGGGCCGCCTCGTCTCTCCGCGCGATCAGTTGCCACCACCCGCCCGTGCCCCACCGGGGGCGGGGCGGGGTGACGAAGGAGAGCGATACATGCGCAGCAGTGTTCTCATCGCCGCGGCCGTCGCGTGCGCCGCGGTGCTGGCGGGGACGGCGCCCGCGTTCGCCGACGGGCCGAGCGCGCAGCCCGCGCCGGCGCGCAGCGCCGCGCCGAGCGAAGCGCCGTCCGCGGTGCCGTCCCCGCGTCAGGTCGACCGGGTGCCGGCGGGTGCGCCCGACACCGGCGTGCAGTCCCCGGCCGGCGCGCACGGGCCGGACGGCACGGTGGTGGCGGCGGCCGGGGGCGGCCTGCTGCTCCTGGCCGGCGGCACGTTCGTGGTGACGCGGCGCAGGCGCACCACCGCCGGATGACCCCGGGCGCGAGGTGGGCCGCGGTCCTGGCGGCCCTGGTCGTGCTGCCCTGGGCGGGCGGGTGCGCGGACGGCTCCGGTGACGGTCCCGTCGCCGCGCCGCCCGTCGTCTCCGCGCCGCCCGCGGCCGCACCGACGCGCCCGTCCCCGCCGGCCCCGCTCGCCCGCTCGGTCCCGGTACGGCTGCGGATCCCGGCGATCGGGGTCGACACCCCGGTCATGGAACTGGGGCTGGCCCCGGACGGCACGGTGGAGGTCCCGCCGGTGGCGCGTCACTCGCCCGCCGGCTGGTACCGCCACTCCCCCACGCCGGGGCAGCTCGGCCCGTCCGTGCTCCTGGCCCACGTCACCGTCGGCCGGTTCGGCGACGGGGTCTTCCGCGACCTGGCACGGCTGCGCCCGGGCGACCGGGTCGTGGCGGGGCTCCGGGACGGCGCGTCGGCGGAGTTCACCGTGGACCGGGTGCGGACGGTGGCCAAGGCGCACTTCCCGGCCCAGGAGGTCTACGGCGACGTGGACCGCCCCGAGCTGCGCCTGATCACCTGCGGCGGCCCCCGCACCGCCGACGGGAGCGGATACCGCGACAACGTCGTGGTATTCGCCTCCCTGACCTCGCGGGACCGCGGCTAGGGACGGCCGGCCGGGCCGGGTGGCGGTACGCCCCCCGGCCCGGCCGTCCGGTGGCACGCCTGCGGCATGATGAACGACGGAATGTGGAGAGTGTTGAAACGGTCTTCCCGGGACGAAGCGGCGTCCGAGCTGTTCGCCGCCCTCTACCCCCGCCTGGCCGGCTGGTGCCGGCGGCTGGTCGACGACGACGAGACGGCCCACGAGATCGCCTCGGAGGCCTTCACCCGGCTGTGGGCGCGCTGGACGAGCGTGGACGAACCGCGCGGCTTCCTCTACGTCACGGCGGCCAACATCGTGCGCGACCACTGGCGGAAGCTGGAGCGCGAACGCCGGGCCATGCGCCGCGCCACCGCGGAGGTCCTCGTCGACGGGCAGGGCGAGGGACGCGACGGGCAGACCGACCCTTCGGTGCGGATGCTCGTCCAGTCGCTGCCCGAGCGGCTGCGCGTGCCCATCCTGCTGTACTACTACGCCGACATGCCGGTCCGGGAGGTGGCGGCCGCGACGGGGCGGAAGGAAGGAACCGTGAAGGCCGACCTCCACGCGGCCAGGGAAATGCTGCGAGCCGGACTGAGGAGAAGCCTTGATCACACCCATTGAGGGCCCGGACGAGGAGCGGGACCCGGAGCTGAGCGCCCTGCTGCGGCCCGCCACGGTCCTGCTCGGGCCGCCGCCCGGCCGGTTCCGGGAGGTCCGCCGCGTGGCGGCGCGGCGCAAGCTGCTGCGGGCGGCCGCGGGAGCCGGGGTGTCCCTGGCGGTGGCGGCGGTCGTCGCCGTGCCGCTGCACCTGCTGTCCGCCCCGGGGCAGGGCCCCACGGTCGGGCCGGCCGTGCCCGCGGTGTCCGTCCCCCCGGCGGCCGACCCCCCGCCCTCGCCGCGCCCGACCACGTCACCCGTCCCGGAGCCGTCCGAGACCCCCGGCCCGGACCGCCGCACCGGCTCCCCCGCCGCCCCCGATCCGCGCCGCGCAGCCTCCTCCGCCCGCCAGACCGACGTCGTCTCGGCCACACCTCTCGGCCGTGCCACGGACGACCCCCCGGCCCGCCCCCGCGGCTGACCGGCTCCGCCACGGAGGACGTGTGAGGCCGGGGCGGTGCGTGTCCGATTCGTTCAAGACGGGCCGGGCGGCGCGACCCTACGGTTGCGGCATGACTCTTCGTTTGGATGTCGTCGAGATCGTCGTGGCCGACATGGCCGCCTCGCTGGCCTTCTACCGCAGGCTGGGGCTGGAGATCCCCGCCGGGGTGGAGGCGGACCCGCATGTGGAGGTGGCGCTGCCCGGGGGGCTGCGGATGGCGTGGGACACCGTGGAGACCGTCCGGTCGTTCGACGCCTCCTGGGCGCCGCCGCAGGGTGGTCACCGGATGGCGCTGGCCTTCACCTGCGACGGGCCGAAGGAGGTGGACGCGACGTTCGCCGAGCTGACCGGGGCCGGGTACGCGGGACACCTGAAGCCCTTCGACGCGCCCTGGGGGATGCGGTACGCCGTGGTCCTGGACCCGGACGGGAACCCGGTCGACCTCTTCGCGGCGCTGCCGCAGGGGTAGCCGGGGTCAGGAGAGCAGGTCGCCGAGCGGGACGCCGGCGAGGGCGCGGACGTCGCGGGCCAGATGGGCCTGGTCCGCGTAACCGGCGCGGGCGGCGACGTCGGCGAAGGGATGGCCGCGGCGGGCCAGTCCCAGTGCGCGTTGGAGGCGCAGGATGCGGGCGAGGGTCTTGGGCCCGTAGCCGAAGGCCTCCAGGCAGCGGCGGTGGAGCTGGCGTTCGCTCAGCCCGGTGTCCTCGGCGACGGTGCCGACGCGCGCGCCGGCCGCCAGGCGCGCGGCGATCCGCGGGCCCCACGGGGGCGCCGCGCGCCGCACGTCCCGTGCGAGCACCAGGGCCTCCAGGACGGCGCCGGGGTCGGCGGCCGCGGCGACGCGCTCGGTGGCCCGGCGTGCCTGCGCGCCGGGCCACAGCGCGTCCAGCGGAACACGGCGGTCGCGCAGTTCGTGCGCGGGCAGCCCGAACACGGCGGGCCCGACGCCGGGGGCGAAGCGCAGGCCCGCGTACCGCGTGCCGGGCGGGCTGCCGGAGAGGTGGGCGGCGGTGTCGGGGCCCGCCGCGAACAGACCGGTGTCCTCGCCCCAGATCAGGTCGATGCAGCCGTCGGGCAGCACGCGGGCCGCCCCGGCACCCGCTGTCCTCGTCCACAGCACGGCGCCGGGCACCGTCGAGGCCTGTTCCCGGTACACCGCTCCAGCATGGCACCGGCCACCGACAGCGCGCCGGGTGCGCCTCAGTCGCGCGGGGGCTTGCCGCCGTTCTTGCCCGAGGGCCGGCGCCCGCGCAGCCGGGACCGCACGTCCTCCGGCGGCAGGAAGCCCGCCCAGCGCTCGGGGAATTCGGCGGGCGGGTCCTCCGGACCGACCTCGTCGTCCGGGCCGGACTCGAACGCGGCGCGACGGGCGGCGGCCTCCGCGACGAGGTCGGCGGCGGCGCGTTCCCTGGCCCGGGCGTTCTCCTCGCGGGCGGCCGCGGTCTCGATCGACGGCCACACCCGGTCGATGGCCGCGTTGACGGCCGCTCCGACGAGCACCGCGAAGGCCGACACGAAGATCCACAGCAGGACGGCGACGGGCGCCGCCAGCGATCCGTAGATGGTCGGGCCCTCGACGGTGTGGGTGAGGTAGATGCGCAGCACGAAGCTGCCGAGGACCCACATCAGCAGGGCGACGGCCGCCCCGGGCATGTCCTCGTACCAGGGCGACCGCACCGGTACGGAGACGTGGTACAGCGTGGTGAGGAACGCGATCGACAGCACGCTGACGACCGGCCAGTACAGTATCCGGATCACGGCCTCGCTCCACGGCAGGAACGACACCACCGCGTCCGGACCGACGACCATCAGCGGCATGACGACCGCGCCGATCACCAGGGCGACGATGTAGAGCAGCAGCGCCAGCAGCCGCGTCCTGACGATGCCGCGCCTGCCCTCCAGCCCGTACATGATCGTGATCGTGTCGACGAAGACGTTGAGGGCCCGCGATCCGGACCACAGGGCGATGACGAAGCCGATGGAGATCACGTCGGGCCGTCCGCCGCCGAAGACGTCGTCGACGAGCGGCCGCATCAACTGGTCGACGCCCTTGTCCGACAGGACCGTCGCGGCGGCCGTGAGGATGTTGCCGCGGATGTTGTCGATCGTGTCGGTGCCGATGATCTCGTCGACGTAGCCGATGGCGCCGACGAGGCTCAGCAGCAGCGGCGGCAGGGAGAGCAGCACGAAGAAGGCGGCCTCGGCGGCGAGTCCGGTGACGCGGTACTCCATGCAGGAGTCGACCGTGTCCTTGAGCAGCAGCCAGCCCACCTTGCGCTTGGATACGTTCCTGTAGAGGGCCCGCGCCCGGTGGAGTCGGCCTCGCCTGGGCCGCTCGGGTGTTTCGTCTGCTGCCTGCACGCGCCTACCGTAACCGTCATGAGTCCCCCCACACACACCGTGACCAACCAGGCTCCGCCCCTGGTCGGGTATGACGTGTACGCCACCGACACCGCCCTGGTGGAGGGGGTGGCACGGCACGTGGCGCCCGGGCTCCGGGAGGAGGTCCACCGGGAGCTCGGCGAGATCGGCCGGGGCGCGGGTTCCGCGCAGGCGCGGGGGTGGGCGGAGGCCGCCGACACCCATCCGCCGGTGCTGCGCACCCACGACCGCTACGGGCACCGGATCGACGAGGTGGAGTTCCACCCGGCCTGGCACCGACTGCTGGGACGGGCGGTCTCGTCGGGGCTCACCGACGCCTGGTCGCGCCCCGGCGGACATCTGCGGCGCGCGGCGGGTTTCCTGGTGTGGTCCCAGGCGGAGGCCGGGCACGGCTGCCCGGTGTCGATGACGCACGCGGCGGTGCCGGCGCTGCGGGCCGACCCGGCGCTGGCCGCCGAGTGGGAGCCCCGGCTGGGGTCGCGGGTGTACGACCCGCAGCTGGTGGCACCGGGAGGCAAGCCCGGGGCGCTGTTCGGCATGGGGATGACCGAGAAGCAGGGCGGCTCGGACCTGCGGGCCACCACCACGCGGGCGGAGCCGCTGGCGGAGGAGGGCACGTACCTGCTCACCGGCCACAAGTGGTTCTGCTCGGCACCGATGTCGGACGCCTTCCTCGTGCTGGCGCAGGCGTCCCCCTCCTCGGGGAAGGGGGGCCTGACCTGCTTCCTGCTGCCCCGGGTGCTACCGGACGGCTCCCGCAACGTCTTCCTGATCCAGCGGCTCAAGGACAAGCTGGGCAACCGCTCCAACGCCTCGGCGGAGGTGGAGTTCGACGGCACGTGGGCGCGCCGGGTCGGCGAGGAGGGGCGGGGGGTGGCGACCATCATCGAGATGGTGGCGGCCACCCGGCTGGACTGCGCGACCGGTTCCGCCGCGCTGATGCGGCAGGCGGTGGCGCAGGCGGTGCACCACGCGGCGCACCGCAGCGCGTTCGGCGGGCTTCTGGTCGACAAGCCGCTGATGCGGAACGTCCTGGCGGACCTGGCGCTGGAGTCGGAGGCGGCCACCACGACCGTGCTGCGGCTGGCGGCGGCGTACGACGCGGACGACGAGCAGGAGCGGCACTTCCGGCGGCTGGCGGTGGCGGTCTCCAAGTACTGGGTCACCAAGCGCTGCCCGCCGCTGGTGGCGGAGGCGCTGGAGTGCCTGGGCGGCAACGGCTACGTGGAGGAGTCGGGGCTGCCGCGGCTGTTCCGGGAGTCGCCGCTGAACTCGGTGTGGGAGGGCTCGGGCAATGTGCAGGCCCTGGACGTGCTGCGGGTGCTGCAGAGGGAGCCGCGCGCGCTGAACGCCTTCCTCGGCGAGATCGGCCTGGCGCGCGGCGCGGACCACCGGCTGGACGGCGCGATCACGTCGCTGCTGACCGAACTGGCCGATCTGGAGGGCGTCGAGGCCCGGGCGCGCCGGGTGGTGGAGCGCATGGCGCTGGTGCTGCAGGGTTCGTTGCTGGTGCGGTTCGCCCCGGTCGAGGTCTCGGACGCGTTCTGCGCCTCGCGGCTCGGCCGGGACTGGGGCGCGACCTTCGGCACGCTGCCGCGCGGGCTGGACCTGGCGGCGATCGTGGAGCGGGCGCGCCCCCAGGTGTGAGGGGCGGGTGCGGCGGCGGTCCGCCCGAGGTCCCGACGGAAGGACCGGGACCTTCGGGGAAACGTTCCGCCGCCGCGCCGCACTGAGGGTGGTGCCGCGCCGACTCGGCACCACCCCCGGTCTCGCCTCACCGTCGCACGGAATCAGGGTTCCGTACGAATAGCGTGATGCGCCGTCACTGTCCGTCGAATGCGCGCATATTCGCAACCGTTGCAGACAGTTGCAAGGTATTGGCCGGATATCCC includes:
- a CDS encoding class F sortase; the encoded protein is MTPGARWAAVLAALVVLPWAGGCADGSGDGPVAAPPVVSAPPAAAPTRPSPPAPLARSVPVRLRIPAIGVDTPVMELGLAPDGTVEVPPVARHSPAGWYRHSPTPGQLGPSVLLAHVTVGRFGDGVFRDLARLRPGDRVVAGLRDGASAEFTVDRVRTVAKAHFPAQEVYGDVDRPELRLITCGGPRTADGSGYRDNVVVFASLTSRDRG
- a CDS encoding sigma-70 family RNA polymerase sigma factor; translated protein: MKRSSRDEAASELFAALYPRLAGWCRRLVDDDETAHEIASEAFTRLWARWTSVDEPRGFLYVTAANIVRDHWRKLERERRAMRRATAEVLVDGQGEGRDGQTDPSVRMLVQSLPERLRVPILLYYYADMPVREVAAATGRKEGTVKADLHAAREMLRAGLRRSLDHTH
- a CDS encoding VOC family protein, whose translation is MTLRLDVVEIVVADMAASLAFYRRLGLEIPAGVEADPHVEVALPGGLRMAWDTVETVRSFDASWAPPQGGHRMALAFTCDGPKEVDATFAELTGAGYAGHLKPFDAPWGMRYAVVLDPDGNPVDLFAALPQG
- a CDS encoding helix-turn-helix transcriptional regulator, whose product is MYREQASTVPGAVLWTRTAGAGAARVLPDGCIDLIWGEDTGLFAAGPDTAAHLSGSPPGTRYAGLRFAPGVGPAVFGLPAHELRDRRVPLDALWPGAQARRATERVAAAADPGAVLEALVLARDVRRAAPPWGPRIAARLAAGARVGTVAEDTGLSERQLHRRCLEAFGYGPKTLARILRLQRALGLARRGHPFADVAARAGYADQAHLARDVRALAGVPLGDLLS
- a CDS encoding YihY/virulence factor BrkB family protein, coding for MQAADETPERPRRGRLHRARALYRNVSKRKVGWLLLKDTVDSCMEYRVTGLAAEAAFFVLLSLPPLLLSLVGAIGYVDEIIGTDTIDNIRGNILTAAATVLSDKGVDQLMRPLVDDVFGGGRPDVISIGFVIALWSGSRALNVFVDTITIMYGLEGRRGIVRTRLLALLLYIVALVIGAVVMPLMVVGPDAVVSFLPWSEAVIRILYWPVVSVLSIAFLTTLYHVSVPVRSPWYEDMPGAAVALLMWVLGSFVLRIYLTHTVEGPTIYGSLAAPVAVLLWIFVSAFAVLVGAAVNAAIDRVWPSIETAAAREENARARERAAADLVAEAAARRAAFESGPDDEVGPEDPPAEFPERWAGFLPPEDVRSRLRGRRPSGKNGGKPPRD
- a CDS encoding acyl-CoA dehydrogenase family protein, translated to MSPPTHTVTNQAPPLVGYDVYATDTALVEGVARHVAPGLREEVHRELGEIGRGAGSAQARGWAEAADTHPPVLRTHDRYGHRIDEVEFHPAWHRLLGRAVSSGLTDAWSRPGGHLRRAAGFLVWSQAEAGHGCPVSMTHAAVPALRADPALAAEWEPRLGSRVYDPQLVAPGGKPGALFGMGMTEKQGGSDLRATTTRAEPLAEEGTYLLTGHKWFCSAPMSDAFLVLAQASPSSGKGGLTCFLLPRVLPDGSRNVFLIQRLKDKLGNRSNASAEVEFDGTWARRVGEEGRGVATIIEMVAATRLDCATGSAALMRQAVAQAVHHAAHRSAFGGLLVDKPLMRNVLADLALESEAATTTVLRLAAAYDADDEQERHFRRLAVAVSKYWVTKRCPPLVAEALECLGGNGYVEESGLPRLFRESPLNSVWEGSGNVQALDVLRVLQREPRALNAFLGEIGLARGADHRLDGAITSLLTELADLEGVEARARRVVERMALVLQGSLLVRFAPVEVSDAFCASRLGRDWGATFGTLPRGLDLAAIVERARPQV